One stretch of Amycolatopsis sp. 195334CR DNA includes these proteins:
- a CDS encoding C45 family peptidase, whose protein sequence is MPIATHLSTEIEPAARGRELGRARRAELHAAFARYDELFAAEGARAGQVADWGARALAETAAWAPELAAEMTGTAEGAGLEPWQLGALNGRTEILAALAVTGEGECSAAVLVPQSGAPRTVQTWDWHDTFRDGMLLWSLEPRPGRRVHTFTEFGVVGKVGVNSDGLGLHFNVLRHASDHTDIGVPVHVVARRILDEATTVGEAVELARSARLSASTVLTVVTYDGERGDAIGLELSPERVGELPVDPDGVLLHTNHFLDEKLAAGEKTTNEVSSTFDRLPGLRERVTALNTDDRTERARALHSHRGEGPAICAHADLSLPAHLRWESLATISLDVAAGRLYAHEGGPCRIEPDGWQQVPFDEKGRV, encoded by the coding sequence ATGCCGATCGCCACCCACCTCTCCACGGAGATCGAGCCTGCCGCCCGAGGCCGGGAACTGGGCCGGGCTCGGCGTGCCGAACTGCACGCCGCCTTCGCCCGGTACGACGAACTGTTCGCTGCCGAGGGCGCGCGAGCGGGCCAGGTGGCCGACTGGGGCGCCCGGGCGCTGGCCGAGACGGCCGCCTGGGCGCCGGAACTGGCCGCGGAGATGACCGGCACGGCGGAAGGTGCCGGTCTCGAACCGTGGCAGCTCGGCGCGCTCAACGGGCGCACCGAGATCCTCGCCGCGCTCGCGGTCACCGGGGAAGGGGAGTGCTCGGCGGCGGTGCTGGTGCCCCAGTCCGGCGCGCCGCGGACGGTGCAGACCTGGGACTGGCACGACACCTTCCGCGACGGAATGCTGTTGTGGTCGCTGGAACCGCGGCCGGGCCGCCGGGTGCACACGTTCACCGAGTTCGGTGTGGTCGGCAAGGTCGGGGTGAACAGCGACGGCCTCGGGCTGCACTTCAACGTGCTGCGCCACGCCTCGGACCACACCGACATCGGCGTGCCGGTGCACGTGGTCGCCCGGCGCATCCTGGACGAGGCGACCACCGTCGGCGAGGCGGTCGAGCTGGCGCGGTCGGCGCGGCTCTCGGCGTCCACCGTGCTCACCGTGGTGACCTACGACGGGGAGCGCGGGGACGCCATCGGCCTCGAGCTGTCGCCCGAGCGCGTCGGTGAACTGCCCGTCGACCCGGACGGGGTTCTCTTGCACACCAACCACTTCCTCGACGAGAAGCTGGCGGCGGGGGAGAAGACCACGAACGAGGTGTCCAGCACCTTCGACCGGCTTCCCGGGCTGCGCGAGCGGGTGACCGCGCTGAACACCGACGACCGGACCGAGCGCGCGCGGGCACTGCACTCGCACCGCGGTGAGGGCCCGGCCATCTGCGCGCACGCCGATCTTTCACTGCCCGCTCACCTGCGCTGGGAGAGCCTGGCCACGATCAGCCTGGACGTGGCGGCCGGGCGGCTGTACGCGCACGAAGGCGGGCCGTGCCGGATCGAACCCGATGGCTGGCAGCAAGTTCCGTTCGACGAGAAGGGCCGGGTATGA
- a CDS encoding P1 family peptidase: MSNAPETRLARPSAFAPGALTNDDAELTPQPSEGRAVVPFDLPGVLVGTAEYAEGPTGCTVLHFPDGVRTAIDARGGAVGLSGGYDIHQAIVFAGGSVYGLEAAAGVGTELLHRVENRTHWAALQHVSGAVIYDFSARDTAIAPDAALGRAALRNAKPGEFPVGRCGAGRTASVGKIDFGRAEFAGQGAAFREIGGMKVLVATVVNAVGVVVDRDGRVVRGNVHADTGERKLPVEDYALAAGGGQPVGTLAGNTTLTVLVTNVRLPEVSLRQLGTQVHSSMHRAIQPFHTEIDGDILFTVTTDEVDLTGITATGLGAIASEVAWDAVLSAAE; encoded by the coding sequence GTGAGCAACGCGCCCGAAACCCGGCTGGCCAGGCCGTCGGCCTTCGCCCCGGGGGCGCTGACGAACGACGACGCCGAACTGACCCCGCAGCCGAGCGAGGGCCGCGCGGTGGTCCCGTTCGACCTGCCGGGCGTGCTCGTCGGCACGGCCGAATACGCCGAAGGCCCGACCGGCTGCACGGTGCTGCACTTCCCCGACGGCGTGCGCACCGCGATCGACGCCAGGGGCGGCGCGGTGGGCCTGAGCGGCGGGTACGACATCCACCAGGCGATCGTGTTCGCCGGTGGGTCGGTCTACGGGCTGGAGGCCGCCGCCGGGGTCGGCACGGAACTGCTGCACCGCGTGGAGAACCGCACGCACTGGGCGGCGTTGCAGCACGTCTCCGGTGCGGTCATCTACGACTTCTCCGCCCGTGACACCGCCATCGCGCCCGACGCGGCGCTGGGCCGGGCGGCGCTGCGCAACGCCAAGCCGGGCGAGTTCCCGGTGGGCCGCTGTGGCGCGGGACGGACCGCCTCGGTGGGCAAGATCGACTTCGGCCGGGCCGAGTTTGCCGGCCAGGGTGCCGCGTTCCGCGAGATCGGCGGGATGAAGGTGCTGGTCGCCACCGTGGTCAACGCGGTCGGCGTGGTGGTCGACCGCGACGGCCGGGTGGTGCGCGGGAACGTGCACGCGGACACGGGCGAGCGCAAGCTCCCGGTCGAGGACTACGCGCTGGCCGCGGGCGGTGGGCAGCCGGTGGGCACGCTCGCCGGGAACACCACGCTGACCGTGCTGGTGACCAACGTGCGCCTGCCCGAGGTGTCGCTGCGCCAGCTCGGCACCCAGGTGCACAGCTCGATGCACCGCGCGATCCAGCCGTTCCACACCGAGATCGACGGTGACATCCTGTTCACCGTGACCACCGACGAGGTGGACCTCACCGGGATCACCGCGACCGGCCTCGGCGCCATCGCCTCCGAGGTGGCCTGGGACGCGGTGCTGAGCGCCGCCGAATGA
- a CDS encoding ABC transporter ATP-binding protein, translated as MSTPILELDDVTVTFTSGPPLRRRSVHAMRGVSLRIEPGQTVGLVGESGSGKTTTSMVALGLRRPASGVVRFDGEPFPKRRRALAGRMQAVLQHPQWSLDPRQRVGRSVAEPLTVLGRTDPAGRTEEILAQVGLDASFAQRYPHQLSGGQRQRVSIARALVTRPPFLVFDEAVSALDVSVQAQILNLIKDLQAELGFAALFISHDLGAVRYVADRIAVMRGGEIVEDNDAAVFYREPEHEYSRQLMEAL; from the coding sequence ATGAGCACTCCGATCCTCGAACTCGACGACGTGACCGTCACCTTCACCTCGGGCCCGCCGCTGCGCCGCCGGTCGGTCCACGCCATGCGCGGGGTCAGCCTGCGGATCGAGCCCGGCCAGACGGTCGGCCTGGTCGGCGAATCCGGTTCCGGCAAGACCACCACCAGCATGGTGGCGCTCGGCCTGCGCCGGCCGGCCAGCGGGGTGGTGCGGTTCGACGGCGAGCCGTTCCCGAAGCGCCGCCGGGCACTGGCCGGGCGGATGCAGGCGGTGCTGCAACACCCGCAGTGGTCGCTCGACCCGCGTCAGCGCGTCGGGCGTTCGGTCGCGGAACCGCTCACCGTGCTGGGGAGGACCGATCCCGCCGGGCGCACCGAGGAGATACTGGCGCAGGTCGGCCTGGACGCCTCGTTCGCCCAGCGCTACCCGCACCAGCTCTCCGGCGGGCAGCGCCAGCGCGTCTCGATCGCCAGGGCGCTGGTCACCCGGCCGCCGTTCCTGGTCTTCGACGAGGCGGTGAGCGCGCTCGACGTCTCGGTGCAGGCGCAGATCCTGAACCTGATCAAGGACCTGCAGGCCGAACTGGGCTTCGCCGCCCTGTTCATCTCGCACGACCTCGGCGCCGTCCGGTACGTCGCGGATCGGATCGCGGTGATGCGCGGCGGTGAGATCGTGGAGGACAACGACGCGGCGGTCTTCTACCGGGAACCGGAACACGAGTACTCGCGACAACTGATGGAGGCACTGTGA
- a CDS encoding ABC transporter ATP-binding protein, with protein MTQLLEVDRLAVDYGPVRALDGASLSVDRGETVGIVGESGSGKSTLGAAIGGLLPRAATVAGGEVRVGGVAVGGLAPRELRALRRERLGFIFQEPIGSLDPTMRVGKQVALAGRAGKAEVLDRLASVKLADPARVARSYPHQLSGGMAQRVAIAMAMATEPELLIADEPTAALDSQVRDEVLDLVFALAAAAGTTILWLSHDLPAVARRCSRVVVMYGGRVVESGAASAVLGEPRHPYTAALAGSVPGAVAEGERLVSIPGQPPVLSGASAGCAFAARCPEVLDSCAGERPLLHVSADRDVLCHRATVGASR; from the coding sequence ATGACGCAGCTGCTGGAAGTCGACCGGCTGGCGGTCGACTACGGCCCGGTCCGCGCGCTCGACGGCGCCTCGCTGTCGGTCGACCGCGGGGAAACCGTCGGCATAGTCGGGGAAAGCGGGTCCGGGAAGTCCACTTTGGGCGCGGCGATCGGCGGACTGCTGCCGCGGGCGGCCACCGTCGCCGGTGGTGAGGTGCGCGTCGGCGGGGTCGCGGTCGGCGGGCTCGCACCCCGCGAACTGCGGGCGCTTCGCCGTGAGCGACTGGGGTTCATCTTCCAGGAGCCGATCGGCTCGCTCGATCCGACCATGCGCGTCGGCAAGCAGGTCGCGCTGGCCGGTCGCGCCGGGAAGGCCGAGGTCCTCGACCGGCTGGCGTCGGTGAAGCTCGCCGATCCCGCCCGGGTCGCGCGCAGTTATCCGCACCAGCTCTCCGGCGGCATGGCCCAGCGGGTGGCGATCGCGATGGCGATGGCCACCGAACCGGAACTGCTGATCGCCGACGAACCCACCGCGGCACTGGACAGCCAGGTCCGCGACGAGGTGCTCGACCTGGTGTTCGCGCTCGCCGCGGCGGCGGGCACGACGATCCTGTGGCTCAGCCACGACCTGCCCGCGGTCGCGCGCCGGTGTTCGCGGGTGGTGGTGATGTACGGCGGCCGCGTGGTCGAATCCGGTGCCGCCTCGGCCGTGCTCGGTGAACCCCGGCACCCGTACACCGCCGCGCTGGCCGGGTCCGTGCCCGGCGCGGTGGCCGAGGGCGAGCGGCTGGTGTCGATCCCCGGTCAGCCGCCGGTGCTCTCCGGCGCGTCCGCCGGTTGCGCGTTCGCCGCGCGGTGCCCCGAGGTGCTGGACTCCTGCGCGGGGGAACGCCCGCTGCTGCACGTCTCCGCCGATCGAGACGTGCTGTGCCACCGCGCCACGGTGGGAGCGAGCCGATGA
- a CDS encoding ABC transporter permease yields the protein MAKLDRLARAGLWCLGVLVLAALAGTVFGLGGEPDAIVGPRLAPPGGDWLLGTDQLGRSMLPRVLEGIGTTLLLSTIAVVVTAALSTLLGIVAGYRGGWLGELVLRSVDVLYSFPAIVLAILVAAVVGPGQAATMASIVLVTIPLMTRLVRAAAVTVAQRDYITSAVISGVGRWRILTGHVLPNVAGTIAVQGTYALSVGILVEGGLSFLGFGVQPPDSSLGVLIQQGGIYLLAAPWLLAFPGAVLVVAILAVNVFGDGLRDRLEPRESRSLV from the coding sequence ATGGCCAAGCTCGATCGGCTCGCCCGCGCCGGGCTGTGGTGCCTCGGGGTGCTGGTGCTCGCCGCGCTCGCGGGTACGGTGTTCGGCCTCGGTGGTGAGCCGGACGCGATCGTCGGCCCGCGCCTCGCCCCACCCGGCGGCGACTGGCTGCTCGGCACCGACCAGCTCGGCCGGTCCATGCTGCCGAGGGTGCTCGAAGGCATCGGCACCACGCTGCTGCTGTCCACCATCGCGGTGGTGGTGACCGCCGCGCTGAGCACCCTGCTCGGCATCGTCGCCGGGTACCGCGGCGGCTGGCTCGGCGAACTGGTGCTGCGCTCGGTGGACGTGCTCTACTCGTTCCCGGCGATCGTGCTGGCCATCCTGGTCGCCGCGGTGGTCGGGCCGGGGCAGGCGGCCACCATGGCCAGCATCGTGCTGGTCACCATCCCGCTGATGACCCGGCTGGTCCGGGCCGCCGCGGTGACCGTGGCGCAGCGCGACTACATCACCTCCGCGGTGATCAGCGGGGTCGGCCGGTGGCGGATCCTGACCGGGCACGTGCTGCCGAACGTGGCGGGCACCATCGCCGTGCAGGGCACCTACGCGCTGTCGGTGGGCATCCTGGTCGAAGGCGGGCTGAGCTTTCTCGGGTTCGGCGTGCAGCCCCCGGATTCCTCGCTCGGCGTGCTCATCCAGCAGGGCGGGATCTACCTGCTCGCGGCACCGTGGCTGCTGGCCTTCCCCGGTGCCGTGCTGGTGGTGGCGATCCTGGCCGTCAACGTGTTCGGGGACGGTCTGCGCGACCGGCTCGAACCGAGGGAGTCGAGGTCACTGGTATGA
- a CDS encoding ABC transporter permease, whose translation MRLVSWWVRRLVSAVLTLFVVSVLIFAASRLMPGGFAEVVLGPFATPDQRAAMAEKYGLDQSLFSQYGLWLSAVLGGDLGTSLLSGEPVAGEFGLRIPVTVELTLLGIGAAVLIGVPLGVYTAVRAGQRGGGALGRLAGGLGVSVPEFVLGSLVVFVFSRYALGLTVGGYRPLGEDLGANLRSMVLPAAVLSVFAIAVTARTTRDAVMNVLVEPYITASVARGETPLFIIGRHVLRNASIPILVVLTSTTAYLLGGAVIIEHLFNLPGIGSYVVQAVGRRDYAVVQAGVLLAAVVFVVLNMLSDAVSGVLDPRFGTQRKAAG comes from the coding sequence GTGCGCCTGGTTTCCTGGTGGGTCCGCAGGCTGGTGAGCGCGGTGCTGACCCTGTTCGTGGTGTCCGTCCTGATCTTCGCCGCCTCGCGGCTGATGCCCGGCGGGTTCGCCGAGGTGGTGCTCGGCCCGTTCGCCACCCCGGACCAGCGGGCCGCGATGGCCGAGAAGTACGGGCTGGACCAGAGCCTGTTCAGCCAGTACGGGCTCTGGCTCTCCGCCGTGCTCGGCGGTGATCTCGGGACCTCGCTGCTCAGCGGGGAACCGGTCGCGGGTGAGTTCGGCCTGCGCATCCCGGTCACCGTCGAACTGACCCTGCTCGGCATCGGCGCGGCCGTGCTGATCGGTGTGCCACTGGGGGTGTACACCGCGGTGCGGGCGGGCCAGCGGGGTGGCGGCGCGCTGGGCAGGCTGGCCGGCGGGCTCGGCGTGAGCGTGCCCGAGTTCGTGCTCGGCAGCCTGGTGGTGTTCGTGTTCTCGCGGTACGCGCTGGGGCTCACCGTCGGCGGTTACCGGCCGCTCGGCGAGGACCTCGGCGCGAACCTGCGGTCGATGGTGCTGCCGGCGGCGGTGCTGTCGGTGTTCGCTATCGCGGTGACCGCGCGGACCACCCGCGACGCGGTGATGAACGTGCTGGTCGAGCCGTACATCACCGCGTCGGTGGCCCGGGGCGAGACCCCGCTGTTCATCATCGGCAGGCACGTGCTGCGCAACGCGTCCATCCCGATCCTGGTGGTGCTCACCTCGACCACCGCCTACCTGCTCGGCGGCGCGGTGATCATCGAGCACCTGTTCAACCTGCCCGGCATCGGCTCGTACGTGGTGCAGGCCGTCGGCCGCCGCGACTACGCGGTGGTCCAGGCGGGCGTGCTGCTCGCCGCGGTGGTCTTCGTGGTGCTCAACATGCTCTCGGACGCGGTGTCGGGCGTGCTCGATCCGCGCTTCGGGACCCAGCGGAAGGCGGCAGGCTGA